One Ananas comosus cultivar F153 unplaced genomic scaffold, ASM154086v1, whole genome shotgun sequence genomic region harbors:
- the LOC109704737 gene encoding uncharacterized protein LOC109704737 — protein MAVLSRTRSGGPILSGGDDSLRRSSTPTTRAPSPPPFASSSASAFASSSSAGAASFVSSSSGASFFRRPVSPTRIHLLVPPRSAPHPARSVSVADRHLNRRRGGGDGAGAAHPKTCLCSPTTHPGSFRCSLHKGYAAPPHGGGGGGRGGSVSAQLNMRRSAMANSLVRIGAVEGEWVRRALTAPIRPSSHQLRRRAAYQPRPSRLSTMSAAEGADL, from the coding sequence ATGGCGGTGCTCTCCAGAACCAGATCCGGCGGGCCGATTCTCTCCGGCGGCGACGACTCCCTCCGGCGATCGTCCACCCCCACCACGcgggcgccgtcgccgccgccgttcgcctcctcctccgcgtcGGCGTTcgcgtcgtcgtcctccgccggcGCCGCGAGCTTCGTCTCGAGCTCCTCCGGCGCGAGCTTCTTCCGCCGCCCCGTCTCCCCCACCCGCATCCACCTCCTCGTCCCCCCGCGATCGGCCCCCCACCCCGCCCGCTCCGTCTCCGTCGCCGATCGCCACCTCAACCGCCGCCGCGGAGGAGGCGACGGAGCCGGCGCCGCCCATCCGAAGACGTGCCTGTGCTCGCCGACGACGCACCCGGGATCCTTCCGCTGCAGCCTCCACAAGGGCTACGCCGCCCCCccccacggcggcggcggcggagggcgcgGCGGGTCCGTATCGGCCCAGCTCAACATGCGAAGGTCGGCGATGGCGAACTCCCTGGTCCGGATCGGGGCCGTGGAGGGCGAGTGGGTGCGCCGGGCCCTCACCGCGCCCATCCGCCCCTCGTCCCATCAGCTGCGGCGCCGCGCCGCTTACCAGCCGCGGCCGAGCCGCCTCTCCACCATGTCCGCCGCCGAAGGCGCCGACCTTTGA